A region from the Candidatus Thiothrix putei genome encodes:
- the cysQ gene encoding 3'(2'),5'-bisphosphate nucleotidase CysQ translates to MIASQRETHQQGNHMDLPNLLHATVRIAQEAGDKIMAVYNTVDFAVEHKHDDSPLTAADMASHHHIVDALKALTPDYPILSEESAQLPFSERSQWQTYWLVDPLDGTREFVKRNGEFSTLIALVHNNQAILGVVHAPALNETWFAHQGGGAFKQMNGETLPISTRTTSKPLKVMGSKSHRDPIMPQFLERIGEHEYAVMGSILKACRVAEGSADIYPRLGLTSEWDTAAAQIIVEEAGGYFTRTDMQPMRYNTKDSMLNPHFFVFGKDYHDWSQYLV, encoded by the coding sequence ATGATAGCCTCCCAACGCGAAACACATCAACAGGGAAACCACATGGACTTGCCTAACCTCCTCCACGCCACCGTCCGTATTGCTCAAGAAGCAGGCGATAAAATCATGGCTGTATACAACACGGTCGACTTCGCGGTGGAGCATAAACATGACGATTCACCCCTCACGGCTGCGGATATGGCCTCACACCATCATATTGTCGATGCACTGAAGGCATTAACGCCCGACTATCCTATACTTTCAGAAGAATCCGCACAGTTACCCTTTAGCGAACGCAGCCAATGGCAAACCTACTGGCTGGTTGACCCGCTGGACGGAACCCGCGAATTCGTCAAACGCAACGGTGAATTCAGCACCCTGATTGCATTAGTACATAACAATCAAGCCATTCTCGGTGTTGTTCACGCCCCCGCATTAAACGAAACCTGGTTTGCGCACCAAGGCGGCGGCGCATTCAAGCAAATGAACGGGGAAACCCTCCCAATCAGCACCCGCACCACCAGCAAGCCGCTCAAAGTCATGGGCAGCAAATCGCACCGTGACCCAATCATGCCGCAGTTTTTGGAACGCATTGGCGAACACGAGTACGCAGTGATGGGCAGCATACTCAAAGCCTGTCGCGTTGCTGAAGGTTCGGCGGACATTTACCCACGCCTCGGTTTAACCTCTGAATGGGATACTGCCGCCGCACAAATCATTGTGGAAGAAGCCGGTGGGTATTTCACCCGCACCGACATGCAACCCATGCGCTACAACACCAAAGACTCCATGCTCAACCCGCATTTCTTTGTATTCGGCAAGGACTACCACGACTGGTCGCAGTATTTAGTGTAG
- a CDS encoding SseB family protein, producing the protein MTPQTMNEAEELLVKALAGELEGDTFIQQLLEVTLFMPIYEKHQIGGLQPTTSDQAVPLTLDDDAGNKILILFTSPDRAKAFVRDFPGYGGGLLAEFKWIIEKVGVGYSISINPDHELGIDLEVGMLQNLH; encoded by the coding sequence ATGACTCCACAAACGATGAACGAAGCCGAAGAGCTGCTAGTGAAAGCCTTAGCGGGCGAATTGGAGGGCGATACTTTTATTCAACAATTGTTGGAAGTGACGCTATTCATGCCGATTTATGAAAAGCACCAGATTGGCGGTTTGCAGCCGACCACCAGTGATCAGGCAGTGCCACTGACCTTGGATGATGACGCAGGCAATAAAATCCTGATTTTATTCACCAGCCCGGATCGTGCCAAGGCGTTTGTACGCGATTTCCCAGGCTACGGCGGCGGTTTATTGGCGGAGTTTAAGTGGATTATTGAGAAAGTCGGTGTGGGTTATAGCATTTCGATCAACCCCGACCATGAGTTGGGGATTGATCTGGAAGTGGGAATGTTGCAAAACCTACACTAA
- the yrfG gene encoding GMP/IMP nucleotidase, with protein sequence MNYNAIDLNWHEINTVFLDMDGTLLDLHFDNHFWLEHLPVRLAAQRGATPDEVRTYLHQRYTEMEGTLEWYCLDYWQNHLGTDLVALKHEVADRIQIRAHVERFLESLHKRGKRVVLLTNAHQKSVGMKFGYVALEQYFDHIITSHSLGLPKEHPDFWQKLSEVEVYDPAHSLFIDDNLHVLRAAQAHGVKYLLAIHQPDSQQPPKDTQEFTAVECYTQLMSGIE encoded by the coding sequence ATGAATTATAACGCAATAGATTTAAATTGGCATGAGATAAACACCGTGTTTCTGGACATGGATGGCACGTTGTTGGATTTGCATTTCGACAACCATTTTTGGCTAGAACATTTGCCCGTGCGCCTTGCCGCGCAGCGCGGCGCAACGCCGGATGAAGTTCGTACCTATTTGCATCAACGTTACACCGAAATGGAGGGTACGCTGGAGTGGTATTGCCTTGATTATTGGCAAAATCATTTGGGAACGGACTTGGTGGCACTCAAACACGAGGTAGCGGATCGTATCCAGATTCGGGCACATGTCGAACGCTTTTTAGAATCCCTGCATAAACGCGGCAAGCGGGTGGTGTTACTCACGAATGCACACCAAAAAAGCGTGGGGATGAAATTCGGCTATGTGGCCTTAGAGCAGTATTTTGATCACATTATCACCTCGCATTCCCTTGGCTTACCCAAAGAGCACCCTGATTTTTGGCAGAAGTTAAGCGAAGTGGAGGTCTATGATCCTGCTCATTCCTTATTCATTGATGACAATCTGCATGTGCTGCGGGCGGCGCAAGCGCATGGCGTGAAGTATCTGTTGGCGATTCACCAGCCTGACTCGCAGCAACCACCCAAAGACACGCAGGAATTCACGGCAGTGGAATGTTACACACAACTTATGTCAGGCATTGAGTAA
- a CDS encoding trypsin-like peptidase domain-containing protein, translating to MPTLFRALYHSSRYLLTAVLLFITFPTMADEPPTQDILENSIVKIYVTSKAQTSYSPWNADSIASSGSGFIIEGKRILTNAHVVADHIFVEIQRDGTPKRYQATVEYVSHEMDIAVLKIKDETFFAKGNPLTLGELPDIHQEIMVHGFPIGGDTLSTTRGIVSRIEYMPYVHSGLSYQAIQIDAAINPGNSGGPAIINGKVAGMVMQKSDESAENIGYIIPTVMINRFLTDIADGKYDGFPSFSVEIQNLLSPTLKQKYQLNEEQSGVLISKVCANTSAEKVLQENDVITHIDGKNIDDDGTALLTQRKTINFQHYLDLHQVGDTLTLDIVRNGKPQQVKLLLDKADESDYTYDKEPRYVIYGGFVFVASDVYEGCQTREDYDERKDKDKKDDISITQVLAASGNLGFHDLSSLSIKKLNGERFNTFEEFYKRLRSSTTPFIILEDYSGYEVAIDRKLADSEHDDIMEQYSIHKDRSKDVAAWDKELAQQ from the coding sequence ATGCCTACCCTGTTTCGCGCCCTCTATCACAGCAGCCGATACCTGCTAACCGCAGTATTATTATTCATCACCTTCCCCACTATGGCGGATGAACCGCCAACGCAAGACATACTGGAAAACTCCATCGTCAAAATTTATGTCACTAGCAAAGCCCAAACCAGTTATTCCCCCTGGAATGCGGATAGCATCGCTTCCAGCGGCTCCGGCTTTATCATTGAAGGCAAGCGTATCCTCACCAATGCACACGTAGTTGCCGATCATATTTTTGTCGAAATCCAACGCGATGGCACGCCCAAACGCTACCAAGCAACCGTCGAGTATGTATCGCATGAAATGGATATTGCCGTCCTCAAAATTAAAGACGAAACGTTCTTTGCCAAAGGCAACCCCCTCACCTTGGGCGAACTCCCTGATATTCACCAAGAAATCATGGTGCATGGCTTCCCCATTGGTGGTGACACCCTCAGTACCACACGTGGGATTGTGTCACGTATTGAATACATGCCTTATGTTCACAGCGGTCTGTCTTACCAAGCCATCCAGATAGACGCAGCGATTAATCCCGGCAACAGTGGTGGCCCTGCGATTATCAATGGCAAAGTGGCAGGCATGGTGATGCAAAAATCTGATGAAAGTGCCGAAAATATCGGTTACATCATCCCCACCGTCATGATCAACCGCTTCCTCACCGACATAGCGGATGGCAAATACGACGGCTTCCCCTCATTTTCAGTGGAAATACAAAATCTGCTTAGCCCAACCCTAAAACAAAAATACCAATTAAATGAGGAACAAAGTGGCGTCCTCATTAGCAAAGTCTGTGCGAACACTTCCGCTGAAAAAGTGCTACAAGAAAATGATGTCATTACCCATATTGACGGCAAAAACATTGACGATGACGGCACAGCACTGCTAACCCAGCGCAAAACCATTAACTTTCAACATTATCTCGACTTGCATCAAGTAGGGGACACGCTAACCTTGGACATCGTGCGTAATGGCAAACCGCAACAGGTCAAACTGCTGTTAGATAAGGCTGATGAAAGCGATTACACCTACGACAAAGAACCGCGCTACGTCATTTATGGTGGTTTTGTCTTCGTGGCTAGCGACGTCTACGAAGGCTGCCAAACCCGTGAAGACTATGATGAGCGTAAAGATAAAGACAAAAAAGATGATATTAGTATCACCCAAGTACTGGCAGCCTCCGGCAACTTAGGATTTCACGACCTCTCATCATTGAGTATCAAAAAACTCAATGGTGAACGTTTCAACACCTTTGAAGAGTTCTACAAACGTTTACGCAGTAGTACGACCCCCTTCATCATTTTAGAAGACTATTCCGGCTACGAAGTCGCGATTGACCGCAAACTCGCTGACAGTGAGCACGACGACATCATGGAGCAATACAGCATTCACAAAGATCGCTCCAAAGACGTCGCTGCTTGGGATAAAGAACTTGCCCAACAGTAA
- a CDS encoding beta-propeller domain-containing protein, with amino-acid sequence MKNLHLLGLSLSIAVLLAGCGGGGVSGNNPSNTVSKPALKQATSNAELEALIKKQMLAIYGTTRPEVYPVAYTTGSSNSAPDSAAGSTQSFSSTNTQETSVDEADRLKTNGNYLYTAALDKPIVRIFKANQATTQAVAELPLSNDTNTVLTGLYLDGSHLAALAEDQQQVGIWDGWFTPSYWRNQQSQVHLLNVADPAAPAQTSKLTLEGQMISSRRIGSTLYLATRHTPTLKGLIEYPTTDTEAAANRDLINQATLSDFLPDYRVNDGTGQELFAADDCFMTQYNGKDDYQTSIISLLTLDLTSSNPIPQGKCFAGDTETLYASSEAIYLATTHYNYTTAQVADATVSNTVTNYDTAITTDLHKFSLANGITYQGSGRVNGHLGWQQDLKPFRMSEHNGVLRLITYTGSWSNRTASPASLYTLQENTATQSLDILAKLPNDTRPAPLGKPGEQIYATRFLGDKGYLVTFQTTDPLYLLDLSNPRDPFIASELQIDGYSDYLHPVGNHYLLGIGKDAVAVAGGDEGRGAWYQGVKLSLIDISNPAAPYEKEKIIIGKRGTETGVSQSHHALTTLQQGNNLQLALPVSLHESAPSYAPSGPSTHYSWTQDELYRLNINTVTGTMQALPPIVGTVKNSADIYGYSYQWPYDRSVMIDTYVHYLHGDKVISQAW; translated from the coding sequence ATGAAAAATCTGCATTTGCTGGGACTAAGCCTTTCCATCGCCGTGTTACTCGCTGGCTGTGGCGGCGGCGGTGTCAGCGGAAATAATCCCTCGAATACCGTCAGCAAACCCGCGTTAAAACAAGCGACCTCTAATGCCGAGCTAGAAGCCTTAATTAAAAAGCAAATGTTGGCAATCTACGGCACAACGCGCCCAGAAGTTTACCCCGTTGCCTACACGACAGGCAGCAGCAACTCGGCTCCCGACAGTGCCGCAGGTTCGACTCAAAGTTTTTCCAGCACCAATACCCAAGAAACCTCAGTCGATGAAGCCGACCGCCTGAAAACCAATGGTAATTATCTCTACACCGCCGCCCTCGACAAACCCATTGTGCGCATTTTCAAAGCAAATCAGGCGACGACACAAGCAGTAGCCGAACTGCCCTTGAGCAACGACACCAACACCGTGCTGACCGGGCTTTATCTGGATGGCTCACACTTGGCAGCTCTCGCTGAAGACCAACAACAAGTGGGCATTTGGGACGGTTGGTTTACGCCCAGCTATTGGCGCAACCAACAAAGTCAGGTGCACTTACTCAATGTTGCTGATCCTGCTGCCCCGGCCCAGACCAGTAAGCTAACCCTAGAAGGACAGATGATCAGCAGCCGACGCATCGGTTCGACCCTCTACCTCGCCACCCGCCATACACCCACCCTCAAAGGTTTAATCGAGTACCCGACAACGGACACCGAAGCTGCCGCCAACCGTGACTTGATCAACCAAGCGACACTCAGCGACTTTTTACCCGATTACCGCGTCAATGACGGCACAGGGCAAGAGCTGTTTGCTGCCGATGATTGCTTTATGACGCAATACAATGGCAAAGATGACTATCAAACCAGCATCATCAGCCTCTTGACCCTCGACTTGACTAGCAGCAACCCCATCCCTCAAGGCAAATGTTTCGCCGGTGATACTGAGACCTTGTACGCCTCCAGTGAGGCTATTTATTTAGCGACTACGCATTACAACTACACCACTGCACAAGTCGCTGACGCAACCGTCAGCAATACTGTTACCAACTATGACACCGCGATTACCACCGACTTGCATAAATTCTCCCTCGCCAACGGCATTACCTACCAAGGCTCAGGGCGCGTCAATGGGCACTTAGGCTGGCAACAAGACCTAAAGCCCTTCCGCATGAGTGAGCACAACGGTGTATTGCGCTTGATCACTTACACCGGTAGCTGGTCAAATCGCACTGCTTCCCCCGCCAGTTTGTATACGCTGCAAGAAAATACAGCGACCCAATCACTGGATATTCTCGCGAAACTGCCCAATGACACGCGCCCCGCACCGCTCGGCAAACCGGGTGAACAAATTTATGCGACACGGTTTCTTGGTGACAAAGGCTATTTAGTGACGTTCCAAACCACTGACCCGTTGTATTTGCTGGACTTGTCTAATCCGCGTGACCCATTCATCGCCAGCGAACTGCAAATTGATGGCTATTCCGACTACCTGCATCCGGTTGGCAACCACTATTTATTGGGGATTGGTAAAGACGCAGTAGCCGTTGCCGGAGGTGATGAGGGACGTGGCGCATGGTATCAAGGTGTGAAACTTTCCCTCATCGACATCAGCAACCCAGCCGCCCCGTATGAGAAAGAAAAGATCATTATTGGCAAACGCGGTACAGAAACCGGTGTTTCCCAAAGTCATCACGCGTTAACCACTTTGCAGCAAGGTAATAACCTGCAATTAGCCTTACCCGTTAGCTTGCATGAATCTGCCCCCAGTTACGCACCATCTGGGCCAAGTACCCACTATAGCTGGACACAAGACGAACTCTACCGACTCAACATCAACACCGTCACGGGTACTATGCAGGCACTGCCCCCCATCGTCGGCACTGTTAAAAATAGCGCCGACATTTACGGCTATTCCTACCAATGGCCTTATGACCGTTCGGTGATGATCGACACTTATGTACATTACCTGCACGGTGACAAGGTGATTAGTCAAGCCTGGTAG
- the nudE gene encoding ADP compounds hydrolase NudE: MQKPPKIHAIHSVTSSRLFHVEEIHLEFSNGERRIYERLANRGNGAVLIVPLLNDDTLLLIREYSAGTGRYELGFPKGKVERGEDVLDAANREIMEEVGYASRDLHVLRRVSLSPGYMQHHTHLILARDLYPHRVDGDEPEPLEVVPWKLSDAANLLLQDDFTEGRSLLALYLAQDWLRTHTIE, encoded by the coding sequence ATGCAAAAACCACCCAAGATTCATGCCATACACTCGGTCACTAGCAGCCGCTTATTTCACGTGGAGGAAATCCACTTGGAATTCAGCAACGGTGAACGCCGCATTTACGAGCGCCTTGCCAACCGTGGCAATGGCGCAGTGTTGATCGTGCCGCTGCTGAATGACGACACACTACTGCTCATTCGCGAATATTCGGCAGGAACCGGGCGCTACGAACTCGGCTTCCCCAAAGGCAAAGTCGAACGCGGCGAAGATGTCCTCGACGCTGCCAACCGCGAAATCATGGAAGAAGTCGGTTACGCATCGCGTGACTTGCACGTGTTGCGGCGGGTCAGCCTTTCTCCCGGCTATATGCAACATCACACCCACTTGATTCTTGCCCGCGATCTTTACCCTCATCGCGTTGACGGTGATGAACCCGAACCGCTAGAGGTCGTGCCTTGGAAATTGTCTGACGCTGCCAACTTACTGTTGCAGGATGATTTCACCGAAGGGCGCAGTTTGCTGGCGCTGTATCTGGCACAAGATTGGCTACGCACTCATACCATTGAGTAG
- a CDS encoding aminotransferase class V-fold PLP-dependent enzyme: MPTPESRFPALQNCLYLNHAAVAPWPQVTADAVQAFAAENARQGTLNYPHWLTVEQALREQARELLNAPAAGDIALVKNTSEGLSFVAYGLDWREGDNVVGIRQEFPSNRYVWQSLASQCVEFRQLDLNDHPDDPETALLALCDARTRLLSISAVQYANGLRMDLAKIGAFCRAKGILFCVDAIQQIGAIPFDVQQVQADFVVADGHKWMLGAEGLALFYVRHEVLESLRLTQYGWHMAEGLTDYTMEDYQPALDARRFECGSPNMLGIHALHASLGVLLETGMETVWEQLSARVQYLLDGLQALPDMEILSDTRAERLSGIVTFRSRTRTNAELFQHLQNNGVFCAQRGGGIRFSPHFYTPFSQLEQVLHLLNA; encoded by the coding sequence ATGCCAACACCTGAAAGCCGCTTCCCTGCCCTGCAAAACTGTTTGTATTTGAATCACGCGGCGGTAGCCCCCTGGCCGCAAGTCACCGCCGATGCTGTGCAAGCCTTTGCCGCCGAAAACGCCCGCCAAGGCACGCTCAATTACCCGCACTGGCTGACGGTGGAACAAGCCTTGCGCGAACAAGCACGTGAATTGCTGAATGCCCCCGCAGCAGGCGATATTGCGCTGGTAAAAAACACCTCGGAAGGTTTGTCATTTGTCGCCTACGGATTGGACTGGCGTGAAGGCGATAACGTGGTGGGGATTCGTCAGGAATTTCCTTCCAACCGCTATGTGTGGCAATCGCTGGCAAGCCAATGCGTGGAGTTTCGCCAATTGGATTTGAACGACCATCCCGATGATCCCGAAACGGCGTTACTGGCATTGTGCGACGCCCGTACCCGTTTGCTCAGCATTAGTGCCGTGCAATACGCCAACGGCTTGCGCATGGATTTGGCAAAGATCGGGGCATTTTGCCGCGCCAAGGGCATTCTGTTTTGTGTGGATGCGATTCAACAAATCGGTGCAATCCCGTTTGATGTGCAGCAAGTGCAAGCTGACTTTGTAGTGGCAGATGGACACAAATGGATGTTAGGGGCGGAAGGCTTGGCACTGTTTTACGTGCGCCATGAGGTGTTGGAATCTTTGCGCTTAACCCAATACGGCTGGCACATGGCAGAAGGTTTAACCGATTACACGATGGAAGACTACCAGCCTGCGCTGGATGCACGGCGATTTGAATGCGGCAGCCCGAATATGCTGGGGATTCATGCGCTGCACGCCAGCCTTGGGGTATTGCTAGAAACAGGCATGGAAACGGTGTGGGAACAGCTAAGTGCGCGGGTACAGTATTTGCTGGACGGTTTGCAAGCCTTGCCGGATATGGAAATTCTCAGTGATACGCGGGCGGAACGGCTTTCGGGTATTGTTACCTTCCGTTCGCGCACGCGCACCAATGCCGAACTGTTCCAGCACCTGCAAAATAATGGCGTATTTTGTGCGCAACGCGGTGGCGGGATTCGCTTTTCACCGCATTTTTATACGCCGTTCAGCCAGCTAGAACAGGTACTTCACTTACTCAATGCCTGA
- the egtD gene encoding L-histidine N(alpha)-methyltransferase has product MNAICPKATKVSFHDYQPELDNFRQTVLHGLAHEHKQIPPKFFYDERGSQLFEAILEQPEYYIPNVEKQLYRDYAADMAALIGADSVLIEPGSGSCEKVQLLLDALRPAAYVPMDISGDFLRQSAATLGAAFPWLHVHAACLDFTRELHLPQNVPAGRRVVFIPGSSLGNFDLPEAQHFLFNIAQLVGKGGGLLIGVDRKKDKTVLETAYNDAAGVTAAFNLNLLVRINNELEGTFDLDQFAHYACYNEAMGRIEMHLTSQQDQQVQVSGKTFHFAQGERIHTENSYKYHPEEFIALATAAGFKCEQHWTDAANLFGIYYCTV; this is encoded by the coding sequence ATGAACGCTATTTGCCCCAAAGCCACCAAGGTCAGCTTCCACGATTACCAGCCAGAGTTGGACAATTTCCGGCAAACCGTGCTGCACGGGCTGGCGCACGAACACAAACAGATTCCGCCGAAATTCTTCTACGATGAACGCGGCTCGCAATTGTTTGAAGCGATTTTGGAACAGCCGGAATATTACATTCCAAACGTCGAAAAGCAGTTGTACCGCGATTATGCGGCGGACATGGCGGCGTTGATCGGTGCAGACTCCGTGCTGATCGAACCGGGTAGCGGCAGTTGCGAGAAGGTGCAGTTGTTGCTGGATGCGTTGCGCCCTGCGGCGTATGTGCCGATGGATATTTCCGGCGATTTTCTGCGCCAATCGGCAGCGACCTTGGGGGCAGCGTTCCCGTGGTTGCACGTTCATGCGGCGTGTTTGGATTTCACCCGCGAATTGCACTTGCCACAAAACGTACCCGCTGGGCGGCGCGTGGTGTTTATCCCCGGCTCTAGCTTGGGCAATTTCGATTTACCGGAAGCACAGCATTTTCTGTTCAATATTGCGCAATTGGTTGGCAAAGGCGGCGGCTTGTTAATTGGGGTAGATCGCAAGAAAGATAAAACGGTGCTGGAAACTGCGTATAACGATGCGGCAGGTGTGACGGCGGCGTTTAATCTGAATTTGTTGGTGCGTATTAATAACGAGTTGGAAGGTACGTTCGACCTCGACCAGTTTGCACATTATGCGTGCTACAACGAGGCGATGGGGCGGATTGAGATGCACCTGACCAGCCAGCAAGACCAACAAGTACAGGTATCGGGCAAAACTTTCCACTTTGCACAAGGCGAACGGATTCATACCGAAAACTCCTACAAATACCACCCGGAAGAGTTCATCGCATTGGCAACAGCGGCAGGCTTCAAATGTGAGCAACATTGGACAGATGCTGCTAACCTCTTCGGCATCTATTACTGCACCGTGTGA